Proteins co-encoded in one Juglans regia cultivar Chandler chromosome 16, Walnut 2.0, whole genome shotgun sequence genomic window:
- the LOC109009206 gene encoding origin of replication complex subunit 6-like isoform X1 produces MDLSEVVKKLCLSESKHLIRKAAELRRLCDVQFDSSIIGVGEVCKAIICLEIAATRLGVLFDRQSAIRLSGMSEKAYSRSFNSLQNGLGVKNNLDVRELAIQFGCVRLIPFVKKGLSLYKERFLASLPASRRASADFTRPLFTSVAFYLCAKMHKLKVDKLKLIELCGASEPEFSNVSTSMKDLCHDVFGVAKEKKDAGDVKGNRELLDVLPGKRKMEDGGYLSDDETEFSSYKKIKRTEKHAYEEWKSSVVASNNQNNTKGFEKHFPSLGHAVKEIHVGRKE; encoded by the exons ATGGACCTCTCGGAGGTAGTTAAAAAGCTGTGCCTGTCTGAGTCCAAGCACTTGATCCGGAAAGCCGCGGAGCTCCGTCGCCTCTGTGACGTCCAGTTCGACTCCTCCATTATCGGCGTC GGAGAGGTTTGCAAAGCTATAATCTGCTTAGAGATCGCCGCGACAAG GTTAGGGGTTTTATTTGATCGGCAAAGTGCTATAAGGCTGAGTGGCATGTCGGAGAAGGCTTATAGTAGGTCTTTCAATTCGTTGCAGAACGGACTTGGCGTCAA GAACAACCTGGATGTAAGGGAGTTGGCGATTCAGTTTGGATGTGTGAGGCTCATCCCTTTTGTGAAAAAGGGCTTATCTCT TTATAAGGAACGGTTTCTGGCTTCGTTGCCAGCTTCTCGGCGGGCAAGTGCTGACTTCACCCGCCCCTTGTTTACTTCTGTGGCGTTCTATTTGTGTGCTAAAATGCATAAG CTAAAGGTAGACAAGCTCAAGTTGATCGAGCTCTGTGGTGCATCTGAACCTGAATTCTCTAAT GTTTCTACATCCATGAAGGACTTGTGCCATGATGTTTTTGGAGTTGCAAAGGAGAAGAAGGATGCCGGGGACGTAAAGGGGAATCGAG AACTTTTGGACGTATTACCtgggaaaaggaaaatggaGGATGGTGGTTATTTATCTGATGATGAAACAGAG TTTTCAAGTTACAAGAAGATCAAAAGAACGGAAAAACATGCTTATGAGGAGTGGAAATCTTCTGTCGTTGCATCTAACAACCAAAACAACACAAAAGGTTTTGAAAAACACTTCCCTTCACTTGGTCATGCTGTGAAGGAAATTCACGTGGgaagaaaagaatga
- the LOC109009206 gene encoding origin of replication complex subunit 6-like isoform X2, with product MDLSEVVKKLCLSESKHLIRKAAELRRLCDVQFDSSIIGVGEVCKAIICLEIAATRLGVLFDRQSAIRLSGMSEKAYSRSFNSLQNGLGVKNNLDVRELAIQFGCVRLIPFVKKGLSLYKERFLASLPASRRASADFTRPLFTSVAFYLCAKMHKLKVDKLKLIELCGASEPEFSNVSTSMKDLCHDVFGVAKEKKDAGDVKGNRAYIFLPFQNFWTYYLGKGKWRMVVIYLMMKQSFQVTRRSKERKNMLMRSGNLLSLHLTTKTTQKVLKNTSLHLVML from the exons ATGGACCTCTCGGAGGTAGTTAAAAAGCTGTGCCTGTCTGAGTCCAAGCACTTGATCCGGAAAGCCGCGGAGCTCCGTCGCCTCTGTGACGTCCAGTTCGACTCCTCCATTATCGGCGTC GGAGAGGTTTGCAAAGCTATAATCTGCTTAGAGATCGCCGCGACAAG GTTAGGGGTTTTATTTGATCGGCAAAGTGCTATAAGGCTGAGTGGCATGTCGGAGAAGGCTTATAGTAGGTCTTTCAATTCGTTGCAGAACGGACTTGGCGTCAA GAACAACCTGGATGTAAGGGAGTTGGCGATTCAGTTTGGATGTGTGAGGCTCATCCCTTTTGTGAAAAAGGGCTTATCTCT TTATAAGGAACGGTTTCTGGCTTCGTTGCCAGCTTCTCGGCGGGCAAGTGCTGACTTCACCCGCCCCTTGTTTACTTCTGTGGCGTTCTATTTGTGTGCTAAAATGCATAAG CTAAAGGTAGACAAGCTCAAGTTGATCGAGCTCTGTGGTGCATCTGAACCTGAATTCTCTAAT GTTTCTACATCCATGAAGGACTTGTGCCATGATGTTTTTGGAGTTGCAAAGGAGAAGAAGGATGCCGGGGACGTAAAGGGGAATCGAG CTTATATCTTCCTTCCTTTTCAGAACTTTTGGACGTATTACCtgggaaaaggaaaatggaGGATGGTGGTTATTTATCTGATGATGAAACAGAG TTTTCAAGTTACAAGAAGATCAAAAGAACGGAAAAACATGCTTATGAGGAGTGGAAATCTTCTGTCGTTGCATCTAACAACCAAAACAACACAAAAGGTTTTGAAAAACACTTCCCTTCACTTGGTCATGCTGTGA